A genomic segment from Actinoplanes sichuanensis encodes:
- the polA gene encoding DNA polymerase I, protein MSDEAETPRLLLLDGHSLAYRAYFALPVENFSTATGQPTNAVFGFTSMLINMLRDEKPTHIAVAFDVSRHSFRTEKYAEYKAGRSETPQPFQGQVSLIKEVLEALRIPVLEKPGYEADDIIATLATQARAADMEVLISTGDRDAFQLAGEHTTIIYPVRGVSEVWRMTPEAIETKYFVRPELYRAKAALVGEASDNLTGVPGVGDKTAAKWIKEYGDLDGIIANVDKIKGKVGDSLRAHLADVIRNFDLNALIRDLELPLGPADVRWQGWDREAVHQVFDALEFRILRERLYSYLDAVEPEAEAGFDLAGQVLRSGGVAAWLREHAGTDPVGVAVTGTFGRGTGRLTGVGVATAGGPAAWFDPTGLDEDDERAVAAWLAEPSRPKVVHDAKPALLAFHAHGWQLAGVLTDTALAAYLAKPDQRAYDLNDLALRYLKRELKVEEPQEAQLAFTFDGDDSGPDDAAEQGVMLRARATLDLAEVLTAELSRDGGESVRLLADVEQPLSVVLAEMEQRGIAADTDYLSELESHFAAEVKSAQQAAHEVVGREFNLGSPKQLQEILFVERNLPKTKKIKSGYTTDADALTNLFEQTADPLLAHLLRHRDVAKLKSTVDGLLKSVSDDGRIHTTFNQTVAATGRLSSTDPNLQNIPIRTEEGRRIRRAFVVGSGFGTLMTADYSQIEMRIMAHLSGDDALIAAFNSGADFHAATASSVFHVGLEEVTADQRRKIKAMNYGLAYGLSAFGLSNQLSISTEEARTLMTEYFERFGGVRDYLQAVVQRAGKDGYTATILGRRRYLPDLSSDNRQRREMAERMALNAPIQGSAADIIKIAMLHVDEALKDSGLSSRMLLQVHDELVFEVAPDEQEPLEELVRREMGGAYPLSVPLEVSIGAGRDWNGADH, encoded by the coding sequence GTGAGCGACGAAGCCGAGACCCCCCGCCTGCTGCTGCTCGACGGCCATTCGCTGGCCTATCGGGCCTATTTCGCGCTGCCGGTGGAAAACTTCAGCACCGCCACCGGGCAGCCGACCAACGCCGTCTTCGGTTTCACGTCGATGCTCATCAACATGCTGCGCGACGAGAAGCCGACCCACATCGCGGTCGCGTTCGACGTCTCCCGCCACTCCTTCCGTACTGAGAAGTATGCGGAGTACAAGGCCGGCCGGTCGGAGACTCCGCAGCCCTTCCAGGGTCAGGTCAGCCTGATCAAGGAGGTGCTGGAGGCGCTGCGCATCCCGGTGCTGGAGAAACCCGGCTACGAGGCCGACGACATCATCGCCACCCTGGCGACACAGGCCCGCGCCGCCGACATGGAGGTGCTGATCTCCACCGGCGACCGGGACGCGTTCCAGCTGGCCGGCGAGCACACCACGATCATCTATCCGGTGCGCGGCGTCTCCGAGGTCTGGCGGATGACCCCGGAGGCGATCGAGACCAAATATTTCGTACGGCCTGAGCTCTACCGTGCGAAGGCGGCGCTGGTCGGCGAGGCCAGTGACAACCTCACCGGCGTGCCGGGGGTGGGTGACAAGACCGCCGCCAAGTGGATCAAGGAGTATGGCGACCTCGACGGGATCATCGCCAACGTCGACAAGATCAAGGGCAAGGTCGGCGACAGCCTGCGCGCCCACCTGGCCGACGTGATCCGCAACTTCGACCTCAACGCGCTGATCCGTGACCTGGAGCTGCCGCTCGGCCCGGCCGACGTGCGCTGGCAGGGCTGGGATCGAGAGGCTGTGCACCAGGTCTTCGACGCCCTGGAGTTCCGCATCCTGCGGGAGCGGCTGTATTCGTACCTCGACGCCGTCGAGCCGGAGGCCGAGGCCGGGTTCGACCTGGCCGGGCAGGTCCTGCGTTCCGGCGGGGTCGCCGCCTGGCTGCGGGAGCACGCCGGCACCGACCCGGTCGGTGTCGCCGTCACCGGCACGTTCGGGCGCGGCACCGGCCGCCTGACCGGCGTCGGCGTGGCCACCGCGGGTGGCCCGGCCGCCTGGTTCGACCCGACCGGCCTCGACGAGGACGACGAGCGGGCGGTGGCGGCCTGGCTGGCCGAGCCGTCCCGGCCCAAGGTGGTCCACGACGCGAAACCGGCCCTGCTCGCCTTCCACGCGCACGGCTGGCAGCTCGCCGGTGTCCTCACCGACACCGCCCTGGCCGCCTACCTGGCCAAGCCCGACCAGCGGGCCTACGACCTCAACGATCTGGCGCTGCGCTACCTCAAGCGCGAGCTGAAGGTCGAGGAGCCGCAGGAGGCCCAGCTCGCCTTCACCTTCGACGGCGACGACAGCGGGCCGGACGACGCGGCCGAGCAGGGCGTGATGCTCCGGGCCCGGGCCACCCTCGACCTGGCCGAGGTGCTCACCGCCGAGCTGTCCCGGGACGGCGGCGAGTCGGTGCGCCTGCTCGCCGACGTGGAGCAGCCGCTGTCGGTGGTCCTCGCCGAGATGGAGCAGCGCGGCATCGCCGCCGACACCGACTACCTCTCCGAGTTGGAGTCGCACTTCGCCGCCGAGGTGAAATCCGCCCAGCAGGCCGCGCACGAGGTGGTCGGCCGGGAGTTCAACCTCGGCTCGCCCAAGCAGCTCCAGGAGATCCTCTTCGTCGAGCGCAACCTGCCGAAGACGAAGAAGATCAAGTCCGGCTACACCACCGACGCCGACGCCCTGACCAACCTGTTCGAGCAGACCGCCGACCCGCTGCTGGCCCACCTGCTGCGCCACCGTGACGTCGCCAAGCTCAAATCGACAGTCGACGGCCTGCTCAAGTCGGTCTCCGACGACGGGCGGATCCACACCACCTTCAACCAGACGGTCGCCGCCACCGGCCGGCTCTCGTCGACCGACCCCAACCTGCAGAACATCCCGATCCGCACCGAGGAGGGCCGCCGCATCCGCCGTGCCTTCGTGGTCGGTTCCGGCTTCGGCACGCTGATGACGGCCGACTACAGCCAGATCGAGATGCGGATCATGGCGCACCTGTCCGGTGACGACGCGCTGATCGCCGCGTTCAACTCGGGCGCCGACTTCCACGCGGCCACCGCGTCGTCGGTCTTCCACGTCGGCCTGGAGGAGGTCACCGCCGACCAGCGCCGCAAGATCAAAGCCATGAACTACGGCTTGGCGTACGGGTTGAGCGCCTTCGGCCTGTCCAACCAGCTGAGCATCTCCACCGAGGAGGCGCGCACGCTGATGACGGAGTATTTCGAGCGCTTCGGCGGAGTCCGCGACTACCTGCAGGCGGTGGTGCAGCGGGCCGGCAAGGACGGCTACACCGCCACCATCCTCGGCCGTCGTCGCTACCTGCCCGACCTGAGCAGCGACAACCGTCAGCGCCGTGAGATGGCCGAGCGGATGGCCCTGAACGCGCCGATCCAGGGTTCCGCCGCCGACATCATCAAGATCGCGATGCTGCACGTCGACGAGGCCCTCAAGGACTCCGGCCTGTCCTCCCGCATGCTTCTCCAGGTGCACGACGAACTCGTCTTCGAGGTCGCCCCCGACGAGCAGGAGCCCTTGGAGGAACTGGTCCGCCGGGAGATGGGCGGCGCCTACCCGCTGTCGGTCCCGCTGGAGGTCTCGATCGGCGCCGGCCGCGACTGGAACGGAGCCGACCACTAG
- a CDS encoding GNAT family N-acetyltransferase, translating to MTAEVRRVADALPEDDLLALVRRCRAADGGMPLVTEPWFLRGRWLAAGTVAFEARVGGELIAAAAVRPSPAGPMISGLVDPAFRGRGLGSRLLDAALAAATELSAATAPAAADLSAATAPAAADLSAATATAPASAAARSDASVAPSDSLDSASGSVGSAGSVGSAGSVGSVDLAGSAGLAPSVPSASEPSAFASFSASASPASSAPASDSVSSASAAPAASARTASARTASAPTASAPPASVSPAASADDLWVADSSGGEQGDESAGGTYGGAAAVTVTVECEGFTAGAAELFASRGLSQVFGEDVMRIKVTDSVAEWPDGAEVVEWSAETAQRFHAVYAASFRDRPGFPDPSAQEWIEENTEDDDFRPEWSIMVALPGRGDVGFVTAAEGWIVQVGVVPAARGIGLGGALIRESLRRMAAAGATEAWLTVNVNNPSAAGLYRRLGFDDMGQRARYR from the coding sequence ATGACCGCTGAAGTGCGCCGGGTGGCGGATGCCCTGCCCGAGGACGATCTGCTGGCTCTCGTGCGGCGGTGCCGGGCGGCCGACGGTGGCATGCCACTGGTGACCGAGCCGTGGTTCCTGCGCGGTCGCTGGCTCGCCGCCGGCACGGTGGCTTTCGAAGCCCGAGTCGGCGGAGAGCTGATCGCCGCGGCCGCGGTCCGGCCCTCCCCGGCCGGCCCCATGATCAGCGGCCTGGTGGACCCGGCGTTTCGCGGCCGGGGCCTCGGCTCGCGCCTGCTCGACGCCGCTTTGGCCGCCGCGACCGAACTTTCGGCCGCCACCGCCCCTGCCGCGGCCGATCTTTCGGCCGCCACCGCCCCTGCCGCGGCCGATCTTTCGGCCGCCACCGCCACCGCCCCTGCCTCGGCCGCCGCACGGTCCGACGCCTCTGTCGCCCCGTCCGACTCCCTCGACTCAGCTTCCGGTTCGGTTGGTTCCGCTGGTTCGGTTGGTTCCGCTGGCTCGGTCGGTTCCGTTGATTTGGCTGGTTCTGCCGGTTTAGCACCTTCGGTCCCTTCTGCCTCCGAACCTTCCGCTTTCGCTTCCTTTTCTGCTTCCGCTTCGCCCGCGTCCTCCGCGCCCGCTTCCGACTCCGTCTCGTCCGCTTCCGCCGCTCCCGCCGCCTCCGCCCGCACCGCCTCCGCCCGCACCGCCTCCGCCCCCACCGCCTCCGCCCCGCCTGCCTCTGTTTCCCCGGCTGCCTCCGCTGATGATCTTTGGGTGGCTGATTCTTCGGGCGGGGAGCAGGGGGATGAGTCGGCGGGCGGCACTTACGGGGGCGCGGCTGCGGTGACGGTGACCGTCGAATGTGAAGGGTTCACGGCTGGGGCTGCGGAGCTTTTCGCTTCGCGGGGGCTCTCGCAGGTCTTCGGCGAGGATGTGATGCGGATCAAGGTGACCGACTCGGTGGCGGAGTGGCCGGACGGGGCTGAAGTCGTCGAATGGTCGGCTGAGACCGCTCAACGTTTTCATGCGGTTTATGCCGCTTCGTTCCGGGATCGGCCGGGCTTTCCTGATCCGAGCGCCCAGGAGTGGATCGAGGAGAACACCGAGGACGACGATTTCCGCCCGGAGTGGTCGATCATGGTGGCCCTGCCGGGACGCGGCGACGTCGGGTTCGTGACCGCCGCCGAGGGATGGATCGTCCAGGTCGGCGTGGTTCCGGCCGCTCGTGGGATCGGTCTCGGCGGCGCGTTGATCCGGGAATCGCTACGGCGGATGGCGGCGGCCGGTGCCACCGAGGCGTGGTTGACCGTCAACGTCAACAACCCGTCGGCGGCAGGTCTCTACCGGCGACTCGGCTTCGACGACATGGGGCAGCGAGCCCGCTACCGCTGA
- a CDS encoding DUF3140 domain-containing protein — MGDLHTEFREAVNMTATELRKWLESDESREVGQKRSAGAESVGHDSGRKIVRILGTKKADLTDADEQHMRKVVGYVHRHMAQRPGGDVTDSRWRHSLMNWGHDPLK; from the coding sequence ATGGGTGACCTGCACACCGAATTCCGCGAGGCGGTCAACATGACCGCCACCGAGCTGCGCAAATGGCTCGAGAGCGACGAATCCCGGGAGGTCGGACAGAAACGGTCCGCGGGCGCCGAGTCGGTCGGTCACGATTCGGGCCGGAAGATCGTCCGGATCCTCGGCACGAAGAAGGCCGACCTCACCGACGCCGACGAACAGCACATGCGCAAGGTGGTCGGTTACGTGCATCGGCACATGGCCCAGCGACCGGGCGGCGACGTCACCGACAGCCGATGGCGCCACTCACTGATGAACTGGGGTCACGACCCCCTCAAATGA
- the uvrB gene encoding excinuclease ABC subunit UvrB, whose amino-acid sequence MALDIPRLDGRFEVVSDYQPAGDQPAAIDDLERRVRSGDRHTVLLGATGTGKSATTAWLIERLQRPALVLAPNKTLCAQLAKEFRELLPNNAVEYFVSYYDYYQPEAYIAQTDTYIEKDSSVNEEVERLRHSATRSLLTRRDTIVVATVSAIYGLGTPQEYVAMAARVKVGEEVDRDKLLRKLVDIQYTRNDMAFQRGTFRVRGDTLEIIPAYEELAIRIEMFGDEVEKLYYLHPLTGDVIREVEELIIFPATHYGAGPERMERAIRDIEVELEERLAEFERQGKLLEAQRLRMRTTYDLEMMRQVGFCNGIENYSMHMDGRTFGEPAYTLLDYFPDDFVTVIDESHVTIPQIGGMYEGDASRKRILIEHGFRLPSAADNRPLRFDEFLERVGQMVFLSATPGNWEMEQAQGEFVEQVIRPTGLVDPQVVVKPTKGQIDDLMHEIKLRTEKDERVLVTTLTKKMAEDLTDYLLENGIRVRYLHSEVDTLRRVELLKELRKGDYDVLVGINLLREGLDLPEVSLVAILDADKEGFLRSGRSLIQTIGRAARNVSGEVHMYADKITPSMRDAIEETDRRRAKQIAHNEANGIKPQALRKKIHDILDDIYKEAEDTEEVVGGSGRQMSRGKAPVPETRSRGKAAATPARAGMARAELAQLIQDLSDQMLGAARELQFELAARIRDEIHELKKELRGMDMAGVK is encoded by the coding sequence ATGGCGCTCGACATCCCACGACTCGACGGCCGGTTCGAGGTCGTCAGCGACTACCAGCCCGCGGGTGACCAGCCCGCCGCGATCGACGACCTCGAGCGGCGGGTCCGCAGCGGCGATCGGCACACCGTCCTGCTCGGCGCCACCGGCACCGGCAAGAGCGCCACCACGGCCTGGCTCATCGAGCGGCTCCAACGGCCCGCTCTGGTGCTCGCGCCCAACAAGACGCTCTGCGCCCAGCTGGCCAAGGAGTTCCGCGAGCTCCTGCCCAACAACGCCGTCGAATATTTCGTCAGTTACTACGACTACTACCAGCCAGAGGCATATATCGCCCAGACCGACACCTACATCGAGAAGGACTCGTCGGTCAACGAGGAGGTGGAGCGGCTGCGCCACTCCGCCACCAGGTCGCTGCTCACCAGGCGCGACACGATCGTGGTCGCGACGGTCAGCGCCATCTACGGCCTCGGCACCCCGCAGGAATACGTCGCGATGGCCGCCCGGGTGAAGGTCGGTGAGGAGGTCGACCGCGACAAACTGCTACGCAAGCTGGTCGACATTCAGTACACCCGCAACGACATGGCCTTCCAGCGTGGCACCTTCCGGGTCCGGGGCGACACCCTGGAGATCATCCCGGCGTATGAGGAGCTCGCCATCCGGATCGAGATGTTCGGCGACGAGGTGGAGAAGCTCTACTACCTGCACCCGCTCACCGGCGACGTGATCCGTGAGGTCGAGGAGCTGATCATCTTCCCGGCCACGCACTACGGCGCCGGCCCGGAGCGGATGGAGCGGGCGATCCGCGACATCGAGGTCGAGTTGGAGGAGCGGCTCGCCGAGTTCGAGCGGCAGGGCAAGCTGCTGGAGGCGCAGCGGCTGCGGATGCGCACCACCTACGACCTGGAGATGATGCGGCAGGTCGGCTTCTGCAACGGCATCGAGAACTATTCGATGCACATGGACGGGCGCACCTTCGGCGAGCCGGCCTATACGTTGCTCGACTACTTCCCCGACGACTTCGTCACCGTCATCGACGAGTCGCACGTCACCATTCCGCAGATCGGCGGCATGTACGAGGGGGACGCGTCCCGCAAACGGATCCTGATCGAGCACGGCTTCCGACTGCCCAGCGCCGCCGACAACCGGCCACTGCGGTTCGACGAGTTCCTCGAGCGGGTCGGGCAGATGGTGTTCCTCTCCGCCACTCCGGGCAACTGGGAGATGGAGCAGGCCCAGGGCGAGTTCGTCGAGCAGGTCATCCGTCCGACTGGCCTGGTCGACCCGCAGGTCGTGGTCAAACCCACCAAGGGCCAGATCGACGACCTCATGCACGAGATCAAACTGCGTACCGAGAAGGACGAGCGCGTCCTGGTCACCACGCTCACCAAGAAGATGGCCGAGGACCTCACCGACTACCTTCTGGAGAACGGGATCCGGGTTCGCTACCTGCATTCCGAGGTCGACACGCTGCGCCGGGTCGAGTTGCTCAAGGAGCTGCGTAAGGGCGACTACGACGTCCTGGTCGGCATCAACCTGCTGCGGGAGGGTCTCGACCTGCCCGAGGTGTCGCTGGTGGCCATCCTCGACGCCGACAAGGAGGGCTTCCTGCGCAGCGGGCGGTCGCTCATCCAGACCATCGGCCGGGCCGCCCGTAACGTGTCCGGCGAGGTCCACATGTATGCCGACAAGATCACGCCGTCGATGCGGGACGCCATCGAGGAGACCGATCGCCGCCGGGCCAAGCAGATCGCCCACAACGAGGCCAACGGCATCAAACCGCAGGCTCTCCGCAAGAAGATCCACGACATCCTCGACGACATCTACAAGGAGGCCGAGGACACCGAGGAGGTCGTCGGTGGGTCCGGCCGGCAGATGTCCCGGGGCAAGGCACCCGTCCCGGAGACCCGGTCCCGGGGGAAGGCGGCGGCCACCCCGGCGCGCGCCGGGATGGCCCGGGCCGAGCTGGCCCAGCTCATCCAGGACCTCAGCGACCAGATGCTCGGCGCGGCCCGGGAGTTGCAGTTCGAGCTGGCCGCGCGGATCCGCGACGAGATCCACGAGCTGAAGAAGGAGCTGCGCGGCATGGACATGGCGGGGGTGAAATAA
- the coaE gene encoding dephospho-CoA kinase, translating to MLRVGLTGGIGAGKSAVARRLAEHGAVIIDADLLAREVVEPGTDGLAEIVEVFGAGVLTAEGTLDRPALGARVFGDESARRRLEKIIHPRVRERAAELTRSAAPGSIVVNDVPLLVEAGLASSYHLVIVVLADREVRLERLTRLRGMTPAEAAARIDAQTDDAGRRAAADVLLINDDDLDSLRSGVDGVWYARLVEFERNLRSGRSAVRSLDSRIVESDPEWPLAAARLIARLRHGLGDRFDIQHVGPTAVPGPPARDVIDLMIGVRTLDEADGLAGRLGELGFPVRLGEWSDRAGQHGGAWPKRLHGCADPGYRVDLHLRVAGSPGWRLALLLRDYLRAVPAAVGRADVAQAADDWAASTGWQPS from the coding sequence ATGCTGAGAGTCGGGCTCACGGGTGGAATCGGTGCCGGCAAGAGCGCGGTCGCCCGGCGACTCGCCGAACACGGTGCGGTGATCATCGACGCCGATCTGCTGGCCCGCGAGGTGGTCGAACCGGGCACGGACGGCCTGGCCGAGATCGTCGAGGTGTTCGGGGCGGGCGTGCTCACCGCCGAGGGCACTCTGGATCGTCCGGCTCTCGGGGCCCGGGTCTTCGGCGACGAGTCGGCCCGGCGGCGTCTTGAGAAGATCATTCATCCCCGGGTACGGGAGAGGGCCGCTGAGCTGACCCGCTCGGCCGCGCCCGGCTCGATCGTGGTGAACGACGTTCCCCTCCTGGTCGAGGCGGGGCTGGCTTCGTCGTACCACCTGGTGATCGTGGTGCTGGCCGACCGTGAGGTGCGGCTGGAGCGTCTCACCCGCCTGCGTGGCATGACCCCGGCGGAGGCCGCCGCGCGGATCGACGCGCAGACCGACGACGCCGGCCGACGGGCCGCCGCCGACGTGCTCCTGATCAATGACGACGATCTGGACAGTCTGCGCAGCGGGGTGGACGGGGTGTGGTATGCCCGGCTCGTGGAGTTCGAACGTAATCTCCGATCCGGGCGATCCGCGGTGAGAAGCCTGGATTCGCGCATCGTGGAGTCCGATCCGGAGTGGCCACTCGCGGCCGCTCGACTGATCGCCCGGCTCCGGCACGGCCTTGGTGACCGGTTCGACATTCAGCACGTCGGGCCGACCGCGGTGCCCGGCCCACCGGCCCGCGACGTGATCGACCTGATGATCGGGGTGCGCACCCTGGACGAGGCCGACGGTCTCGCCGGCCGCCTCGGTGAGCTGGGCTTTCCGGTGCGGCTGGGTGAGTGGTCGGACCGCGCCGGGCAGCACGGCGGCGCTTGGCCGAAACGGCTGCACGGCTGTGCCGATCCGGGGTATCGCGTCGATCTGCACCTGCGGGTGGCGGGCTCGCCGGGCTGGCGACTCGCGCTGTTGCTGCGTGACTACCTGCGGGCGGTCCCGGCGGCGGTGGGGCGGGCGGACGTGGCGCAGGCGGCCGACGACTGGGCGGCGTCGACCGGCTGGCAGCCGTCCTGA
- the rpsA gene encoding 30S ribosomal protein S1 gives MTSSIEATSSANKVTVDDLGSEEAFLAAIDETIKYFNDGDIVEGTVVKVDRDEVLLDIGYKTEGVIPSRELSIKHDVDPAEVVSVGDHIEALVLTKEDKEGRLILSKKRAQYERAWGTIEKIKEDDGVVRGSVIEVVKGGLILDIGLRGFLPASLVEMRRVRDLQPYVGRELEAKIIELDKNRNNVVLSRRAWLEQTQSEVRTEFLNKLQKGQVRKGVVSSIVNFGAFVDLGGVDGLVHVSELSWKHIDHPSEVVEVGQEVEVEVLDVDLDRERVSLSLKATQEDPWRQFARTHAINQIVPGKVTKLVPFGAFVRVDDGIEGLVHISELAERHVELPEQVVQVGSDVLVKVIDIDLERRRISLSLKQANEGFVEGEEHFDPTLYGMAATYDAEGNYIYPEGFDPETGEWLEGFEKQRETWEKQYADARERWEAHTKQVQASRDADAEAALNPAPAGGVTTSSSTTSSSSSSAPARSAEEPAGTLATDEALAALREKLAGGKS, from the coding sequence ATGACGAGCAGCATCGAGGCCACCTCGAGCGCCAACAAGGTCACCGTCGACGATCTCGGATCCGAGGAAGCATTCCTCGCCGCCATCGACGAGACCATCAAGTACTTCAACGACGGCGACATTGTCGAAGGCACCGTCGTCAAGGTCGATCGGGACGAGGTCCTGCTCGACATCGGCTACAAGACCGAGGGCGTCATCCCCTCGCGCGAGTTGTCGATCAAGCATGACGTGGACCCCGCGGAAGTGGTGTCGGTCGGTGACCACATCGAAGCCCTCGTCCTCACCAAGGAGGACAAGGAAGGTCGCCTGATCCTCTCGAAGAAGCGTGCGCAGTACGAGCGCGCGTGGGGCACCATCGAGAAGATCAAGGAAGACGACGGTGTCGTTCGCGGCTCCGTCATCGAGGTTGTCAAGGGTGGCCTCATCCTCGACATCGGCCTCCGTGGCTTCCTCCCGGCTTCGCTCGTCGAGATGCGTCGTGTCCGCGACCTGCAGCCGTACGTCGGCCGTGAGCTCGAGGCGAAGATCATCGAGCTGGACAAGAACCGCAACAACGTGGTCCTGTCCCGCCGCGCCTGGCTCGAGCAGACGCAGTCCGAGGTTCGTACCGAGTTCCTCAACAAGCTGCAGAAGGGCCAGGTCCGCAAGGGCGTCGTGTCCTCCATCGTCAACTTCGGTGCCTTCGTTGACCTGGGTGGCGTTGACGGCCTCGTGCACGTCTCCGAGCTCTCCTGGAAGCACATCGACCACCCCTCCGAGGTCGTCGAGGTCGGCCAGGAGGTCGAGGTCGAGGTGCTCGACGTCGACCTGGACCGCGAGCGCGTCTCGCTGTCGCTGAAGGCGACCCAGGAAGACCCGTGGCGTCAGTTCGCCCGGACCCACGCGATCAACCAGATCGTGCCGGGTAAGGTCACGAAGCTCGTTCCGTTCGGTGCGTTCGTCCGCGTCGACGACGGCATCGAGGGCCTGGTGCACATCTCCGAGCTGGCCGAGCGTCACGTCGAGCTGCCCGAGCAGGTCGTCCAGGTGGGTTCGGACGTTCTGGTCAAGGTCATCGACATCGACCTGGAGCGCCGCCGGATCTCGCTGTCGCTCAAGCAGGCCAACGAGGGCTTCGTCGAGGGCGAGGAGCACTTCGACCCGACCCTCTACGGCATGGCCGCGACGTACGACGCCGAGGGCAACTACATCTACCCGGAGGGCTTCGACCCGGAGACGGGCGAGTGGCTCGAGGGCTTCGAGAAGCAGCGCGAGACGTGGGAGAAGCAGTACGCCGACGCCCGCGAGCGCTGGGAGGCCCACACCAAGCAGGTGCAGGCGTCCCGCGACGCCGACGCCGAGGCCGCGCTCAACCCGGCTCCGGCCGGTGGCGTGACCACCTCGTCGTCGACCACCTCCTCCTCGAGCTCGTCGGCTCCGGCGCGCTCCGCTGAGGAGCCCGCGGGCACCCTGGCCACCGACGAGGCTCTCGCCGCTCTGCGCGAGAAGCTGGCCGGCGGCAAGAGCTGA
- a CDS encoding class I SAM-dependent methyltransferase yields MTSSHSFETPTETEARRANRSWWDLDADDYQDEHGAFLGDVDFVWCPERLREADARLLGPVPGKKILELGAGAASASRWLRREGAHPVAIDLSAGMLRHAREAEGRSGVRVPLVQADAMALPFADDSFDIVCTAFGAIPFVADSGAAMREVARVLRPGGSWVFSITHPMRWVFWDEPDETGLLARNSYFDRSPYVERDEDGVVSYLEQHRTLGDRIRELVTAGFVVRDLVEPEWPADHDQIWGQWSPLRGRLFPGTAIFVCDLPKP; encoded by the coding sequence GTGACTTCGTCCCACTCGTTCGAGACACCCACCGAGACCGAGGCGCGCCGCGCCAACCGCTCCTGGTGGGACCTCGACGCCGACGACTACCAGGACGAACACGGCGCCTTCCTGGGTGACGTCGACTTCGTCTGGTGCCCGGAACGGCTACGGGAGGCCGACGCGCGCCTACTCGGACCCGTACCGGGAAAAAAGATCCTGGAACTGGGCGCCGGCGCCGCATCGGCCAGCCGGTGGCTGCGCCGCGAGGGCGCCCATCCGGTCGCCATCGACCTGTCCGCGGGCATGTTGCGGCATGCCCGCGAGGCCGAAGGGCGCAGTGGGGTACGGGTTCCGCTCGTCCAGGCCGACGCGATGGCCCTCCCGTTCGCCGACGACTCGTTCGACATCGTCTGCACGGCGTTCGGCGCGATCCCGTTCGTGGCCGACTCGGGCGCGGCGATGCGCGAGGTGGCTCGGGTGCTGCGGCCCGGCGGCAGTTGGGTGTTCTCCATCACGCACCCGATGCGGTGGGTCTTCTGGGACGAGCCGGACGAGACCGGCCTGCTCGCCCGAAACTCGTATTTCGACAGGTCCCCCTACGTCGAGCGCGACGAGGACGGGGTGGTCAGCTACCTGGAGCAGCACCGCACTCTCGGCGACCGGATCCGCGAGCTGGTGACGGCCGGTTTCGTCGTGCGCGACCTGGTCGAACCGGAGTGGCCGGCCGACCACGACCAGATCTGGGGCCAGTGGAGCCCGCTGCGCGGCCGCCTCTTCCCGGGCACCGCCATCTTCGTCTGCGACCTCCCCAAACCCTGA
- a CDS encoding ArsR/SmtB family transcription factor, translating into MVAIGHGPLDSDQAGDLAGTFKALGDPVRLRLLSMIASANDGEICVCDLSEAFPLTGPTISHHLRILREAGLVHSARRGTWVYYRAVPGELTRLAGVLDAGRP; encoded by the coding sequence CTGGTCGCCATCGGGCACGGGCCGCTCGACTCCGACCAGGCGGGCGACCTCGCCGGAACCTTCAAGGCGCTGGGCGATCCGGTCCGCCTGCGCCTCCTGTCGATGATCGCCTCCGCGAACGACGGCGAGATCTGCGTCTGCGACCTCAGCGAGGCGTTCCCGCTCACCGGCCCGACCATCTCGCACCACCTGCGTATCCTCCGCGAGGCCGGCCTGGTGCACAGCGCCCGCCGCGGCACCTGGGTCTACTACCGGGCCGTCCCCGGCGAGCTCACCCGCCTGGCCGGAGTCCTCGACGCCGGACGCCCGTAG
- a CDS encoding hypervirulence associated TUDOR domain-containing protein, with product MTKAKKSLKKGEKVSWRSHGETVRGTVQEKITKRTATAGRTVAASAEEPQYRVRSDKTGRDAVHKPEALRHG from the coding sequence ATGACCAAAGCGAAGAAAAGCTTGAAAAAGGGCGAAAAGGTGAGTTGGCGAAGCCATGGGGAGACCGTCCGGGGCACTGTCCAGGAGAAGATCACCAAGCGCACCGCGACAGCCGGACGAACCGTCGCCGCGTCGGCCGAGGAACCGCAGTACCGGGTGCGCAGTGACAAGACCGGGCGCGACGCGGTGCACAAGCCGGAGGCGCTGCGCCATGGGTGA